A single window of Coleofasciculus chthonoplastes PCC 7420 DNA harbors:
- the glgB gene encoding 1,4-alpha-glucan branching enzyme, with translation MIAPEQIDRIVWNQHHDPFEILGPHRLEQDGKTTWAVRVYFPNADAVWVVLPEQRQDYPMQSVHHPHFFECQIDIEELANYQLRLKEGEHERVIYDPYAFRSPRLTEFDRHLFAEGNHHRIYEKLGAHPTEIDGVQGVYFAVWAPNARNASVLGDFNHWDGRKHQMRKGDTGIWELFIPEVAVGDHYKYEIKNYDGHIYEKSDPYGFHQEIRPKTASIVADLDTYTWNDQDWMEQRRHTDTLTQPISIYEMHVGSWLHGSSAEPPIGADGKPEPVVLVSDLKPGARFLTYRELADRLIPYVKDLGFTHIELLPVAEHPFDGSWGYQVTGYFACTSRYGTPDDFMYFVDQCHQNGIGVIVDWVPGHFPKDGHGLAFFDGTHLYEHADPRKGEHKEWGTLVFNYNRNEVRNFLVSNALFWFDKYHIDGIRVDAVASMLYLDYCRKPGEWVTNQYGGRENIEAADFLRQANHVIFSYFPGILSIAEESTDWPMVSWPTYVGGLGFNLKWNMGWMHDMLDYFHMDPWFRQFHQNNITFSMWYHHAENYMLALSHDEIVHGKSNMLGKMPGDEWQKFANIRCLFTYMFTHPGKNTLFMSMEFGQWSEWNVWGDLEWHLLQYEPHQQLKLFLSDLNQVYRRESALYTQDYAEAGFEWIDCSDNRHSVVAFIRRAKDSEEFVVAVCNFTPQPHSHYRVGVPEMGFYTELFNSDAREYGGSNMGNLGGKWTDEWWFHNQPYSLDLCLPPLGVLILKLNREKTAAALQSDQS, from the coding sequence ATGATTGCCCCTGAACAGATTGACCGAATTGTCTGGAATCAACATCACGACCCCTTTGAGATACTCGGTCCACACCGATTAGAACAGGATGGAAAGACCACCTGGGCAGTACGGGTGTATTTCCCGAATGCTGACGCCGTGTGGGTTGTGCTACCAGAACAACGCCAAGACTATCCGATGCAATCAGTGCATCATCCCCACTTTTTTGAATGTCAGATCGATATAGAGGAACTGGCAAACTACCAGTTACGCCTCAAAGAAGGCGAACACGAGCGGGTGATCTATGATCCGTATGCCTTCCGTTCGCCCCGCTTAACCGAGTTTGATCGGCATCTATTTGCCGAAGGGAATCATCATCGCATCTACGAGAAACTAGGAGCCCATCCCACGGAAATAGATGGAGTTCAGGGTGTCTACTTTGCCGTTTGGGCTCCGAATGCTCGCAACGCTTCGGTTTTAGGTGATTTTAACCACTGGGATGGGCGCAAGCACCAAATGCGGAAAGGTGACACTGGTATTTGGGAACTGTTTATCCCAGAAGTGGCAGTTGGCGACCATTACAAGTATGAAATCAAAAACTATGATGGGCATATTTACGAAAAATCTGACCCCTATGGTTTCCACCAAGAAATCCGCCCCAAAACCGCTTCGATTGTTGCCGATCTTGATACCTACACCTGGAACGATCAAGACTGGATGGAGCAGCGCCGCCATACCGATACGCTGACTCAGCCAATTTCTATCTATGAAATGCATGTAGGCTCGTGGCTGCATGGTTCTTCAGCCGAACCCCCCATTGGCGCGGATGGGAAGCCTGAACCCGTGGTTCTGGTGTCTGATCTCAAACCCGGAGCGCGATTTCTTACCTATCGGGAATTGGCGGATCGCTTAATTCCGTATGTTAAAGATTTGGGTTTTACCCATATTGAGTTACTCCCCGTCGCCGAGCATCCGTTTGATGGTTCGTGGGGCTATCAGGTTACCGGATACTTTGCCTGCACCTCCCGCTATGGGACACCCGACGATTTCATGTATTTTGTGGATCAGTGTCACCAGAACGGGATTGGCGTGATTGTGGACTGGGTACCGGGTCATTTCCCCAAAGATGGTCACGGTTTAGCCTTCTTTGATGGGACTCACCTGTATGAACATGCTGACCCCCGCAAAGGTGAACATAAAGAGTGGGGAACCTTAGTTTTCAACTATAACCGCAACGAAGTCCGTAACTTCCTGGTGTCCAACGCCCTGTTCTGGTTTGACAAATACCACATCGATGGAATTCGCGTGGATGCTGTCGCCTCGATGCTTTACCTGGACTATTGTCGTAAACCGGGAGAATGGGTGACGAACCAGTATGGGGGAAGGGAGAACATTGAAGCCGCCGATTTCCTGCGACAGGCGAATCATGTAATCTTTAGCTATTTTCCGGGTATCCTCTCCATTGCCGAAGAGTCAACGGATTGGCCCATGGTGTCTTGGCCCACTTATGTTGGTGGATTAGGCTTTAATTTGAAGTGGAACATGGGGTGGATGCACGACATGCTGGATTATTTCCACATGGACCCTTGGTTCCGCCAGTTCCACCAGAATAATATTACCTTCAGTATGTGGTATCACCATGCCGAAAACTACATGCTGGCGCTGTCTCACGATGAGATTGTGCATGGGAAGAGTAATATGCTGGGCAAAATGCCTGGGGATGAGTGGCAAAAGTTTGCCAATATCCGTTGCTTATTTACCTATATGTTCACTCATCCCGGCAAGAACACCCTGTTTATGAGCATGGAGTTCGGTCAGTGGAGTGAGTGGAATGTCTGGGGCGATTTAGAATGGCATTTACTGCAATACGAACCCCATCAGCAGTTGAAGCTGTTTCTGAGTGACTTGAATCAGGTCTATCGACGAGAATCTGCTCTCTATACTCAAGATTATGCTGAAGCCGGGTTTGAATGGATTGATTGTAGTGACAATCGCCATAGCGTGGTGGCATTTATCCGCCGTGCTAAGGATTCTGAAGAGTTTGTTGTCGCGGTTTGCAATTTCACACCTCAGCCCCACAGCCACTATCGAGTCGGGGTTCCAGAAATGGGCTTCTACACGGAACTGTTTAACAGTGATGCTCGCGAGTATGGTGGGAGTAATATGGGGAATTTAGGCGGTAAGTGGACGGATGAATGGTGGTTCCACAATCAACCCTATTCTCTGGATTTGTGCTTACCTCCCCTAGGTGTGTTAATTCTCAAGCTCAACCGCGAGAAGACAGCCGCTGCTCTACAATCGGATCAGTCTTAA
- a CDS encoding NACHT domain-containing protein — translation MEPNLTLISKGLSPLLAPVSRQIGKHLIGEEILERRKLNETALQPVLQKAAETVSERIQCYEPAEIDQICLFLESPPAETIVRQIYAAQLSDHPQNNFELIRQEWLAAFSDYTNIPESELQDAANLILDDLIEGCEEALQIAIDRGRLSAHDAKSAFRHQIVRDEIATIQKTLNLLTAPRKPDIKAILTFEENYRQQVGERHKYIIPPDFDKAQKLPINRLYVCPNFIPTPTKQTNQPESLKIKTFLASIYRVVLLGNPGGGKSTFTQKFAHVLATCYSERPFAGRQVTPILVILRDYGAKKKQINCSIVQYIETKANSDYQTPPPPRAFEYLLLTGRVVVIFDGLDELLDTSYRREISSDIELFCNLYPSVPVLVTSREVGYDQAPLDPEKFEVFRLAPFDENQVKEYVTTWFKVNEEPEEKGEAFLNESQFVSDLRSNPLMLALMCNLYRREGYIPRNRPEVYKECAEMLFETWDKNRDIPVEFRFEDNIRPAVAHLAYWIYTDEDLQGGVTERQLIVKLSQYWLENYFDDRDKAERAAREFIKLCRGRVWVFTGIGTTADGEELYQFTYRTFLEYFTALYLFRTQETAKELAEFLLPKIAQKEWDVVAQLAFQIKSKNPEGAGDKLLTTVLYAVREAEAEEAENLLSFAARCLEFMVPSAKVTRKITKACIEYLLESGIKLINLDEYSQGSSINFIRSGKTLLLLNAATENQGTIAESLEKLLIERFKKNSDEREALVLFEISSHLWQGVSQKIFDACYDCMEQLYPKYFLPCHIAWQDGRISVGNLINWHGTDSLFCDAIFSIFSDGWGSVAECLMQFMNKYRDLYNEMTDVESQLNDLREIGKILLYSSQPWINGERYDTEILSRFRCFYGDNLQKSLEQGSDVIFGVFAVLSTALELEQISYPDDAPFLVDELLEDDWYCFGGIRWILIARFQPVPDDKVQAEMDRCGFSLEQQDFIWRWIRREINLVADTEEEEEIF, via the coding sequence ATGGAGCCAAATTTAACCCTAATTTCCAAAGGACTCTCTCCACTTCTTGCACCAGTCAGTCGTCAGATAGGAAAACACCTCATTGGTGAAGAAATCCTCGAACGCCGGAAACTCAATGAAACAGCCTTACAACCCGTTCTACAAAAAGCCGCCGAGACAGTATCAGAACGAATCCAATGTTATGAACCCGCCGAAATTGACCAAATTTGCTTATTTTTGGAATCTCCACCCGCCGAAACCATCGTCCGTCAAATTTACGCCGCCCAACTTTCAGATCATCCACAAAATAATTTTGAACTAATCCGTCAGGAATGGTTAGCCGCATTCTCCGACTATACCAACATCCCAGAATCTGAACTGCAAGACGCAGCAAATCTAATTTTAGATGATCTGATTGAGGGATGTGAAGAAGCGCTACAAATCGCGATTGACAGGGGGAGACTCTCAGCGCATGACGCCAAATCAGCATTCCGTCATCAAATCGTGCGGGATGAAATTGCGACAATTCAAAAGACGCTTAACCTATTAACAGCACCACGAAAACCCGATATTAAAGCCATTCTAACCTTTGAGGAAAACTATCGTCAGCAAGTTGGTGAACGCCACAAATATATTATTCCTCCCGATTTCGATAAGGCGCAGAAACTACCCATCAATCGCCTATATGTTTGTCCCAACTTTATCCCAACCCCCACCAAACAAACCAATCAACCAGAATCCCTAAAAATTAAAACGTTTCTCGCTAGCATTTATCGCGTTGTCCTACTGGGAAATCCGGGTGGTGGTAAATCCACCTTTACCCAAAAATTCGCCCATGTTTTAGCAACCTGCTATTCAGAACGCCCCTTTGCGGGTAGACAAGTTACACCAATCCTGGTCATCCTGCGGGATTATGGCGCAAAGAAGAAACAAATCAACTGTTCCATCGTACAATATATCGAAACAAAAGCAAATTCTGATTATCAAACCCCGCCACCACCTAGAGCATTTGAATATTTGCTATTGACGGGTCGAGTTGTAGTTATTTTTGATGGATTAGACGAACTGTTGGATACTAGCTATCGCCGGGAAATTAGCAGCGATATTGAATTATTCTGTAATCTTTATCCCTCAGTCCCTGTGCTGGTGACATCCAGAGAAGTGGGGTATGATCAAGCACCTCTTGATCCAGAAAAATTTGAGGTTTTTCGGCTGGCTCCCTTTGATGAAAATCAAGTCAAAGAATATGTTACGACATGGTTTAAGGTTAACGAAGAACCAGAAGAAAAGGGAGAAGCCTTTCTCAATGAGAGCCAATTTGTCTCCGATTTGCGTTCTAACCCGCTGATGTTGGCGTTGATGTGTAACCTCTATCGGCGCGAAGGTTACATTCCCCGAAATCGCCCGGAGGTTTATAAAGAATGTGCTGAAATGTTGTTTGAAACGTGGGATAAAAACAGAGATATTCCGGTTGAGTTTCGCTTTGAGGATAATATTCGACCAGCGGTTGCTCACCTCGCTTATTGGATTTATACTGATGAAGATTTGCAGGGAGGCGTAACTGAACGCCAGCTTATTGTTAAACTCTCTCAGTATTGGTTAGAAAACTATTTCGATGATCGGGATAAAGCAGAAAGGGCGGCGCGTGAGTTTATTAAACTTTGTCGGGGACGAGTTTGGGTATTTACGGGGATAGGAACAACGGCAGATGGTGAGGAACTCTATCAATTTACTTATCGTACTTTTCTAGAATATTTTACGGCACTCTATTTGTTTAGAACCCAAGAGACAGCGAAGGAGTTAGCCGAGTTTCTTTTGCCCAAGATTGCCCAGAAGGAATGGGATGTTGTCGCACAATTGGCTTTTCAGATCAAAAGTAAAAATCCTGAAGGTGCTGGGGATAAATTACTCACTACTGTCCTTTATGCTGTTCGCGAGGCTGAAGCAGAGGAAGCTGAGAATTTACTGTCTTTTGCGGCACGATGTTTAGAGTTTATGGTTCCCAGTGCCAAAGTGACTCGGAAGATTACGAAAGCTTGTATTGAATACTTACTAGAGTCAGGGATTAAACTGATCAATCTAGATGAGTATTCACAGGGGTCTTCCATAAACTTTATAAGATCGGGAAAAACTTTGTTACTGCTCAATGCGGCAACTGAGAATCAAGGAACTATTGCAGAGAGTTTAGAGAAATTACTGATCGAACGATTTAAGAAGAATAGTGATGAACGTGAAGCCCTTGTTCTCTTTGAGATTAGCTCGCATCTTTGGCAAGGTGTCTCTCAAAAGATTTTCGATGCTTGTTATGACTGCATGGAGCAACTGTATCCGAAATACTTTCTTCCTTGCCATATAGCTTGGCAAGACGGAAGAATTTCCGTTGGAAATTTGATTAATTGGCATGGTACAGATAGCCTTTTTTGTGATGCAATATTTTCTATATTCTCAGATGGTTGGGGTTCGGTTGCTGAATGTTTAATGCAATTTATGAATAAATACCGCGACTTATACAACGAAATGACGGACGTTGAGAGCCAGCTAAATGATTTAAGGGAAATAGGTAAAATTTTGCTTTATTCTTCACAACCTTGGATTAATGGCGAGCGATATGACACAGAAATATTATCGAGATTTAGGTGTTTCTATGGAGATAACTTACAGAAATCTTTAGAACAAGGTTCTGATGTCATATTCGGAGTATTTGCAGTATTGTCTACAGCATTAGAATTGGAGCAAATATCATACCCAGATGATGCCCCTTTCCTTGTTGATGAACTTCTAGAAGATGATTGGTATTGCTTTGGTGGTATCCGCTGGATCTTAATTGCACGTTTTCAGCCAGTACCAGACGATAAAGTACAAGCCGAAATGGATCGATGTGGCTTCTCGCTTGAACAACAAGACTTTATTTGGCGGTGGATACGACGAGAAATTAATCTTGTCGCAGATACCGAAGAAGAAGAAGAAATTTTCTAA